Proteins found in one Gemmatimonadota bacterium genomic segment:
- a CDS encoding ComEA family DNA-binding protein: MTRGEIQAVIFVAVSMLAGAVILLVKQYNSDFLPDLGPASAHGRLNAGIETASATADVDDSNARLPSTRADSGRSTIEAADSGRPATGPDSGHPADGNLLVPVNTAPASELQKLPGIGPKLAEAIIEYRTRSGPFERVEELLEVKGIGPAKLGRIRPLVKLK; this comes from the coding sequence ATGACAAGAGGGGAGATACAGGCCGTCATCTTCGTCGCAGTCAGCATGCTGGCCGGCGCCGTTATTCTGCTGGTGAAACAGTATAACTCGGACTTCCTGCCCGATCTGGGACCTGCTTCGGCGCATGGACGGCTGAACGCAGGCATCGAGACGGCATCCGCCACGGCTGACGTGGACGATTCAAACGCTCGCCTCCCGTCCACCAGGGCGGACTCGGGACGCTCGACCATCGAGGCGGCAGATTCGGGACGCCCGGCCACCGGACCGGACTCGGGACACCCGGCCGACGGCAATCTGCTGGTACCGGTAAACACCGCCCCTGCGTCCGAACTTCAGAAACTGCCGGGGATCGGTCCGAAACTGGCGGAGGCGATCATCGAATACCGGACACGGTCCGGACCTTTTGAGCGGGTCGAGGAGCTGCTCGAAGTGAAGGGGATCGGTCCCGCTAAACTCGGCCGGATACGACCCCTGGTGAAGCTGAAGTGA
- the sprA gene encoding cell surface protein SprA, whose protein sequence is MKRNFTISLSLVLVSAWSFAAQAQVEGPTIRLESARLHFVTFEEVDEIARGQSKPPLSTLSDTPSLFGGRTVIYPDLQLLAYIDEERGLGRRVPLVLSFDQYYRMRSAAQFRQMWRTSVLSYVFDTETRLREEGLLTLDVPVNLPTFLGGGSPVIRILGNQRIEMDMASEWTEGSASTATNRFSRAPNVSMKQNQEFTVTGNIGEKIEVNIKQNSEAFTDLDNNLAIRYQDVFDDGREGNGILKSFEAGNVSLELKNSEFTGYTQQHTGLFGIKTTGQLGGFYLTAIASQEKGEGESATFQAGSQGSSRTIRDLDFRRRTYYFIDERYRRNFSRRDVNGSHIAAEDSVRLIQVYVSGQVTLTNQARLVNASAFPEPPVYDAEGVLIQGSEEGEFIEGKFRFLESDEFYVNEQFGYIALNTPLQEDDMLAVYYETVSLDGEVRKYGRLDGDVPLLRLLKRQQERPPDVQDDPAEWGTWQYEWRNVYYLGQTDIDPNNFDLRIYRIESEGEHSEIDENGTPYVQLLGLDRRGVDAHSEPDRRVDIDYSLINFERGELIFPDQYPFAPMLTRNSAGQLAYPDTQDEGLPDETPGIYNLSNEQIISEHSRLHKYFLEVEYRNQLSQYALGRTNIIEGSEIVRLNGQQLQRGTDYIILYEVGQIRFTNEEALTPDADVTVQFQFAPFFKPVSNTLLGLQGEYQFSERSWIKGTLLYRSDKSLEQKSRIGRETGRYMMWGIDTRLEFEPDFMTSFMDFISPADLGDEASSLIIEAELAQSVPNPNILGDGFIDDFEGSKEETDLGVRRSGWRPASPPDQHTHGQRGRMIWYNPLEQVDVRQIYPTREVTGRDQLQHVLIMEFDPTEPDLRWGGIHADSSFNAPGQPAGPDDVLNRWAGLMHPLSGSYVDQTRSRFIELWVNGNRGELHIDLGVISEDVNDDGRLDTEDDRSDGFGNNLLEPEEDIGLDGLRDEDETGFDPVTNPDPHGDNFAFEGTQGGNVPVDQVDYSRINGPEVNASDPDQNRRPDTEDLDYSGFLDVQNDYFKFAVNLSPDHEDTMFVAGGDRERSNWENPDSWRLYRIPLDIGLSGADPAGQDPSEDDTGGQDSADVVSMMEGFATSNRAYDGSVGMPRFDRIETARLWITMVNEQVKMRIASINIVGNQWQEDFQGAITDSSGFPVPAEKLAEYEETFDVAVKNTYDNPGEYTTPPGAIIEYDRVTGLQIKEQSLILTYTNLQPHHSAQAYRTLFSFQDYTLYNTLRLYIHGSDHFEGDRSPEFFIRFGSGEFDYYEYRTRVVPGWDDANHLRVVFDDLTNLKSETEAARVTATTADTTYSVMLSDGKERPVRFKEGPPGTGRTVAIAELEGNRQYRVLGAPALARVRHITVGIYNPYDTELEGGELWLDELRAGDVRRDRGLAGRLKIDADFADVFSLFGTVRSVGSHFRRIGGEEAGSRTTVMNFSTLLNLGNMLPEDWGLSVPVRLRWRNDLRLPRLQVGSDIVLLNSEQREAQRTENTDRSFSTSISKRIGSTNPFVAWTVERLRFDYTSTNYFRHSVSRIDTTGAYRARLQYNLTPRSRIQWPILGWMPLPDFISGLTFNPLPVRLELFSEINRDRRIYLNRPGRTVEIGDTSETPSAIMDRSERFTRYLNRNIRAIMEPFRSLRMNYNLAVSNDMKADSTVSFTSLEFGPETSFRQNLGLDYRPEITTWFRPSYNFTTSYAENRNPQLQLVGASPEARTISFNNQQGVRTNVNMARMVSNVFGRTSSRSEPGDSGWFRRNLADRFVTVLSNLSPVTLNFTVSRNQNFFNAVSRPTLRERMGLSDYFSVPFDTLGTGVGVTGIQRNQESEANRSSFNVGTGINFLGASFSIRPTWVSTHNRSTNLNRKQRNTTWPEMNLRWSPNPRSMGEFGRLFRRIELSSGFSRRNVKSTDLKQQDLAVAQGAATGDSDPGESAITRTTTTTLSPLFGFVFDLNAGLVLRGNFTTSDGLTQFGRNATDQKLQTRSITVAVDYRLRPGVRIFGRRTSGDINARLQFTRNSNRTLISRIGGDFQANNGQNQNRFSVTTDYRFSRYVRGGVTLELTNTLNVITQQKRLRRGGGLWTEFVFN, encoded by the coding sequence ATGAAACGCAATTTCACGATTTCCCTCAGCCTCGTGCTGGTATCCGCGTGGTCCTTCGCCGCGCAGGCGCAAGTGGAAGGCCCGACGATCCGGCTCGAAAGCGCAAGGCTGCACTTCGTAACGTTCGAAGAGGTTGACGAAATCGCCCGCGGGCAAAGCAAACCACCATTGAGTACGCTTTCCGACACGCCGTCGTTATTCGGCGGCCGGACCGTCATCTATCCCGATCTACAACTTCTGGCTTACATCGACGAGGAACGCGGACTCGGCCGGCGCGTGCCGCTGGTCCTGTCCTTCGACCAGTACTACCGGATGCGCAGCGCGGCGCAATTCAGGCAGATGTGGCGGACATCCGTGCTGTCCTACGTTTTCGACACCGAAACGCGACTCAGAGAGGAAGGCCTGCTGACCCTTGATGTGCCGGTGAACCTGCCTACTTTTCTCGGCGGCGGGTCGCCCGTAATCCGTATTCTCGGAAACCAGCGCATCGAGATGGACATGGCCAGCGAATGGACCGAAGGCAGCGCGAGCACGGCGACCAACCGTTTTTCCCGCGCGCCCAACGTGTCCATGAAGCAAAACCAGGAATTTACCGTTACGGGGAACATCGGCGAGAAGATCGAGGTCAACATCAAGCAGAACAGCGAAGCGTTCACCGATCTCGACAACAACCTCGCCATCCGCTACCAGGATGTCTTCGACGACGGACGGGAAGGAAACGGCATCCTGAAGAGCTTCGAGGCGGGCAACGTTTCCCTCGAACTGAAGAACTCGGAGTTCACCGGCTACACGCAACAGCACACCGGACTGTTCGGGATCAAAACGACGGGCCAACTCGGCGGTTTCTACCTGACCGCGATCGCCAGCCAGGAGAAGGGGGAAGGCGAATCGGCCACGTTCCAGGCGGGCTCGCAGGGTTCCAGCCGGACGATCAGGGACCTCGACTTCAGGCGCAGGACCTACTATTTCATCGACGAACGGTACCGCCGAAACTTCTCGCGCAGGGACGTAAACGGTTCCCACATCGCGGCAGAGGACTCGGTCCGGTTGATCCAGGTCTACGTGTCGGGACAGGTTACCCTCACCAACCAGGCCAGGCTGGTCAATGCCAGCGCCTTCCCGGAGCCCCCGGTGTACGACGCCGAGGGCGTGCTCATCCAGGGTTCCGAGGAGGGTGAATTCATTGAAGGAAAGTTCAGGTTCCTGGAGTCCGACGAGTTCTACGTAAACGAGCAATTCGGCTACATCGCGCTCAATACCCCCCTCCAGGAAGACGACATGCTCGCGGTGTACTACGAGACCGTGAGCCTGGACGGAGAAGTCAGAAAGTACGGCCGTCTCGACGGCGACGTCCCGCTGCTTCGCCTGCTCAAGCGGCAGCAGGAAAGGCCTCCCGATGTGCAGGACGACCCCGCCGAGTGGGGGACCTGGCAGTACGAGTGGCGAAACGTGTACTACCTGGGCCAGACGGATATCGATCCGAATAACTTCGACCTGAGGATCTACCGCATCGAGTCCGAAGGCGAACACAGTGAGATCGACGAGAACGGGACGCCCTACGTCCAGCTGCTGGGGCTCGACCGAAGGGGAGTGGACGCCCACTCAGAGCCCGACCGGCGTGTCGATATCGACTACTCGCTGATCAATTTCGAGCGGGGCGAACTGATCTTCCCCGACCAGTATCCCTTCGCGCCGATGCTGACCCGGAACTCTGCCGGACAGCTGGCCTATCCGGATACCCAGGACGAAGGCCTTCCTGACGAAACGCCCGGGATATACAACCTGTCGAACGAACAGATCATCAGCGAGCACAGCAGGCTGCACAAGTACTTCCTGGAAGTCGAGTACCGGAACCAGCTGTCCCAGTATGCGCTCGGGCGGACTAACATCATCGAGGGGAGCGAGATCGTCCGGTTGAACGGCCAGCAACTGCAGCGGGGAACGGACTACATCATACTGTACGAGGTCGGGCAGATCCGTTTCACGAATGAGGAAGCCCTGACCCCGGATGCCGACGTAACCGTCCAGTTTCAGTTCGCCCCGTTCTTCAAGCCCGTGTCGAACACCCTGCTCGGGTTGCAGGGCGAATACCAGTTCAGCGAACGGTCCTGGATCAAGGGCACCCTGTTGTACCGGTCCGACAAGTCCCTGGAACAGAAATCCCGGATCGGCCGCGAAACCGGGCGCTACATGATGTGGGGGATCGATACGCGCCTGGAATTCGAACCGGACTTTATGACTTCTTTCATGGACTTCATTTCCCCAGCGGACCTCGGGGACGAGGCGTCCTCGCTGATTATCGAGGCCGAACTGGCCCAGAGCGTGCCCAACCCAAATATCCTGGGCGACGGGTTCATCGACGACTTCGAGGGAAGCAAGGAGGAAACCGACCTGGGCGTGCGCCGCAGCGGCTGGCGGCCGGCCAGTCCGCCCGATCAGCATACGCACGGCCAGCGGGGCCGAATGATCTGGTACAATCCCCTGGAGCAGGTCGACGTCCGCCAGATCTATCCGACACGCGAGGTCACGGGCCGCGACCAGCTGCAGCACGTGCTGATCATGGAATTCGATCCCACGGAACCCGACTTGCGCTGGGGCGGTATTCACGCGGATTCTTCCTTCAACGCGCCGGGGCAGCCAGCCGGACCGGATGACGTGCTGAACCGTTGGGCCGGGTTGATGCATCCCCTGTCCGGAAGCTACGTCGACCAGACGCGCAGCCGGTTCATCGAGTTGTGGGTGAATGGAAACCGGGGCGAACTGCACATCGACCTCGGCGTGATCAGCGAGGACGTCAACGACGACGGGCGGCTGGATACGGAAGACGACCGTAGCGACGGTTTCGGAAACAATCTCCTGGAGCCGGAGGAAGATATTGGCCTGGACGGCCTGCGGGACGAGGACGAGACCGGTTTCGACCCGGTCACCAACCCGGACCCGCACGGGGACAACTTCGCCTTCGAAGGCACGCAGGGCGGCAACGTGCCGGTCGACCAGGTCGACTACAGCAGGATCAATGGACCGGAAGTCAATGCCAGCGATCCGGACCAGAACCGGCGTCCCGATACCGAAGACCTCGACTACTCCGGATTCCTCGATGTTCAAAACGATTACTTCAAATTCGCCGTGAACCTGAGTCCGGACCACGAAGACACGATGTTCGTAGCCGGCGGCGACCGGGAGCGATCCAACTGGGAGAACCCGGACAGCTGGCGCCTGTACCGCATTCCGTTGGACATCGGACTGTCCGGCGCCGATCCGGCCGGCCAGGATCCGTCGGAGGACGACACCGGTGGGCAGGACAGTGCGGACGTGGTATCGATGATGGAGGGGTTCGCAACGTCGAACCGGGCCTACGACGGTTCGGTGGGCATGCCGAGGTTCGACCGGATCGAAACGGCCCGGCTCTGGATCACGATGGTCAACGAACAGGTAAAAATGCGCATCGCCTCCATCAACATCGTGGGCAACCAGTGGCAGGAGGACTTTCAGGGGGCCATCACCGATTCCAGCGGTTTCCCGGTACCGGCCGAAAAGCTGGCGGAATACGAGGAGACTTTCGATGTGGCCGTGAAGAATACCTACGACAACCCTGGGGAATACACTACGCCACCCGGCGCGATCATCGAGTACGATCGGGTAACCGGCCTGCAGATCAAGGAGCAGTCGCTGATCCTCACCTATACCAACCTGCAGCCTCACCACAGCGCCCAGGCTTACCGTACGCTGTTCTCCTTCCAGGACTATACGTTGTACAACACCCTGAGACTGTACATCCACGGCTCGGATCATTTCGAAGGCGACCGGTCGCCCGAGTTTTTTATACGATTCGGCAGCGGTGAATTTGACTATTACGAATACAGGACCCGCGTGGTCCCGGGTTGGGACGATGCGAATCATCTCAGGGTCGTTTTCGACGACCTGACGAATCTGAAAAGCGAAACTGAAGCCGCGCGGGTGACGGCGACGACGGCGGATACCACCTATTCGGTCATGCTGAGCGACGGGAAGGAACGTCCCGTGCGTTTCAAGGAGGGTCCGCCGGGCACGGGGCGCACGGTGGCCATTGCCGAGTTGGAAGGGAACCGGCAGTACAGGGTACTCGGAGCACCCGCGCTTGCCCGGGTCCGCCATATCACGGTCGGGATCTACAACCCTTACGATACTGAACTTGAGGGCGGCGAACTGTGGCTGGACGAACTGAGGGCCGGTGACGTCAGGCGCGATCGGGGCCTGGCCGGCCGCTTGAAGATAGACGCCGATTTCGCCGACGTATTCTCGCTGTTCGGGACCGTCAGAAGCGTGGGCAGCCACTTCCGCCGGATAGGCGGTGAAGAAGCGGGGAGCAGGACCACCGTGATGAACTTCTCCACCCTGTTGAACCTGGGAAACATGCTGCCGGAAGACTGGGGGCTGTCCGTTCCGGTGCGCCTTCGCTGGAGGAACGACCTCAGGCTGCCCCGGTTGCAGGTCGGCTCCGACATCGTCCTGCTGAACAGCGAACAGCGCGAAGCTCAGCGCACGGAGAACACCGACCGGTCCTTCTCGACTTCAATCTCCAAGCGGATCGGTTCCACGAATCCCTTCGTCGCCTGGACCGTGGAGCGCCTCCGGTTCGACTACACGTCGACCAACTATTTCCGGCACTCCGTTTCCAGAATCGATACCACCGGGGCCTACCGGGCCCGGCTGCAATACAACCTGACCCCTCGTTCGAGAATCCAGTGGCCGATTCTCGGCTGGATGCCGCTGCCGGATTTCATTTCAGGACTGACGTTCAACCCGCTCCCCGTTCGACTGGAATTGTTCTCGGAGATCAACCGAGACAGGCGGATCTATCTTAACAGGCCGGGTCGGACCGTCGAAATTGGAGATACCAGTGAGACCCCTTCGGCCATTATGGACCGGAGCGAACGCTTCACCCGGTACCTGAACAGGAATATACGGGCGATCATGGAACCTTTCAGATCCCTGAGGATGAATTACAACCTTGCCGTATCCAACGACATGAAGGCCGATTCCACCGTGTCCTTTACCAGCCTGGAATTCGGACCTGAAACCAGCTTCCGCCAGAACCTGGGTCTAGACTACCGCCCCGAGATCACCACCTGGTTCAGGCCTTCCTACAACTTTACCACGTCATATGCGGAGAACCGGAATCCACAGCTTCAGCTTGTCGGCGCTTCTCCGGAAGCGCGGACCATCTCGTTCAACAACCAGCAAGGCGTGCGTACCAACGTCAACATGGCCAGGATGGTATCGAACGTTTTCGGGAGAACTTCCAGTAGATCGGAACCGGGAGACTCCGGATGGTTCAGGCGTAACCTGGCGGACCGTTTTGTCACCGTCTTGAGCAATCTCTCGCCGGTCACGCTGAATTTCACGGTCAGCCGCAATCAGAACTTCTTCAACGCGGTCTCCCGCCCGACCCTTCGGGAGCGCATGGGCTTGTCGGACTATTTTTCCGTACCGTTCGATACCCTGGGGACCGGCGTCGGGGTTACCGGCATCCAACGGAACCAGGAATCGGAAGCGAACCGGTCGTCCTTCAACGTCGGAACGGGGATCAATTTCCTCGGAGCGTCCTTTTCCATCAGGCCCACCTGGGTATCGACCCATAACCGGTCCACGAACCTGAACCGGAAGCAGCGCAACACCACGTGGCCGGAAATGAACTTGCGCTGGAGTCCCAATCCCAGGAGCATGGGCGAATTCGGCCGTCTGTTTCGCCGGATCGAACTGTCCAGCGGTTTCTCGAGACGCAACGTCAAGAGTACCGACCTGAAGCAACAGGACCTGGCGGTCGCGCAGGGCGCCGCGACGGGTGATTCGGACCCCGGCGAATCCGCCATCACCCGGACGACCACGACGACCCTGTCTCCACTATTCGGTTTCGTCTTCGACCTGAACGCGGGCCTGGTGTTGAGAGGCAATTTCACCACGTCGGACGGACTGACCCAGTTCGGGCGGAACGCGACCGATCAGAAACTGCAAACCAGGTCAATAACCGTCGCCGTAGACTACCGGCTCAGGCCCGGTGTCCGGATCTTCGGGAGGAGAACGAGCGGGGACATCAATGCTCGGCTGCAATTCACCCGGAACTCCAACAGGACGCTGATCTCCCGGATAGGCGGCGATTTCCAGGCCAACAACGGCCAGAATCAGAACCGGTTCTCGGTCACGACGGACTACCGGTTCAGCAGGTACGTCCGCGGTGGCGTGACGCTTGAGCTGACGAATACGTTGAACGTGATCACCCAGCAGAAGCGGCTTCGCCGAGGCGGCGGGCTGTGGACCGAGTTCGTCTTCAACTGA
- a CDS encoding MoaD/ThiS family protein produces MRIIVKCFAGCKDALGAASVEVDLPAGTTVGEAFAELVDSYPALASYDRSVMLAVNREYADRQSVLADGDELACIPPVSGGAERHPRR; encoded by the coding sequence ATGCGGATCATCGTCAAATGTTTCGCAGGATGCAAGGACGCGTTAGGCGCGGCGTCGGTCGAGGTGGATCTCCCGGCGGGGACCACCGTGGGCGAGGCCTTTGCGGAACTTGTCGATTCCTATCCCGCCCTGGCGAGCTACGACCGGAGCGTGATGCTGGCCGTGAACCGCGAATACGCCGATCGCCAGTCCGTGCTGGCAGATGGTGACGAACTGGCGTGCATTCCGCCCGTGAGCGGGGGCGCTGAGAGGCATCCGCGGCGCTGA
- a CDS encoding molybdenum cofactor biosynthesis protein MoaE: MYKITSEHIEPDALFEWSLKPHHGAVVTFAGTVRNHSDGQRTLRLEYEAYAEMAEAKMREVGEEIREKWGIEDVAMIHRVGTLEIGEISILISVATPHRKNAFEACSYAIDRVKQIVPVWKKEIRADGEREWVERNT, from the coding sequence GTGTACAAGATTACGAGCGAACACATCGAGCCGGACGCCCTCTTCGAATGGTCCCTCAAGCCCCACCACGGTGCCGTGGTCACCTTCGCCGGTACCGTGCGGAACCACTCGGACGGCCAGCGGACCCTGCGCCTGGAATACGAGGCCTACGCCGAGATGGCCGAAGCCAAGATGCGGGAAGTGGGCGAGGAAATACGCGAGAAATGGGGCATCGAAGACGTCGCCATGATCCATCGCGTCGGCACGCTCGAAATCGGGGAGATCAGCATCCTCATCTCCGTGGCGACCCCCCACCGTAAAAACGCATTCGAGGCCTGTTCCTACGCGATCGACCGCGTCAAGCAGATCGTGCCCGTCTGGAAGAAGGAGATCCGGGCTGACGGGGAGCGGGAATGGGTCGAACGCAATACCTGA
- a CDS encoding cysteine desulfurase: MINLDHGASPPVDRRVIEEMAPCLREFAGNPSSLHRAGVYSRGALELARARVSGLIGANPGEIIFTASGTEADNLAVKGIAQANTKRGRHLVVSSIEHHAVLYAAKAMERQGFAVTEVPADGDGVVQPDQVARAMRDDTVLVSVMRANDETGTIQPVREIAEIAHRHGAAFHTDAVAAVGRMPVDVHDLNVDALSLSARSLNGPPGAGALYVKAGTRLRPQVEGGVQEDGRRGGHENIPAIVGFGKAAELAVHELPGRIDRLKRLDESLLRGLRDRLPDAAINGHPDLRLPGHLNLWIPEADGESAVLMLDARGVAVSVGSSCAAHAAKPSHVLLGLGRTAAEARCSLLITAGPDTAESEVGEALDALAEVVGELRAIAGVTA; this comes from the coding sequence ATGATAAACCTGGACCACGGCGCGTCGCCACCGGTTGACCGCCGTGTCATCGAAGAAATGGCGCCCTGCCTCCGCGAATTCGCCGGGAATCCGTCGAGCCTTCACCGGGCCGGTGTGTATTCGCGTGGCGCCCTGGAGCTGGCGCGTGCCCGGGTATCGGGACTGATCGGCGCTAATCCCGGCGAGATCATATTCACGGCGAGCGGCACCGAAGCGGACAACCTGGCCGTCAAGGGGATTGCGCAGGCGAACACGAAACGCGGGCGGCACCTGGTCGTTTCAAGTATCGAGCATCACGCCGTGCTGTATGCCGCGAAAGCCATGGAACGGCAGGGATTCGCCGTCACGGAGGTCCCAGCCGACGGGGACGGCGTCGTGCAGCCCGACCAGGTTGCGCGGGCCATGCGGGACGATACCGTCCTCGTTTCCGTCATGCGCGCAAACGATGAGACCGGCACGATCCAGCCCGTGCGTGAGATCGCCGAGATCGCCCACCGGCACGGCGCGGCCTTCCACACCGATGCCGTGGCTGCCGTGGGGCGCATGCCCGTCGACGTTCACGATCTGAACGTGGATGCCCTGTCCCTTTCCGCCAGGTCTCTGAACGGCCCGCCAGGCGCCGGAGCCCTCTACGTGAAGGCCGGCACCCGGTTGCGTCCCCAGGTGGAAGGAGGCGTCCAGGAAGACGGCCGCCGCGGCGGACACGAGAACATTCCGGCGATCGTGGGGTTCGGCAAGGCGGCGGAGTTGGCAGTGCATGAATTGCCCGGTCGGATCGACCGCTTGAAGCGGCTGGATGAATCGCTGTTGCGTGGTTTGAGGGACCGCCTGCCGGATGCCGCCATCAACGGGCATCCCGATCTGCGCCTGCCGGGTCACCTCAACCTGTGGATACCGGAGGCCGACGGCGAATCCGCGGTCCTGATGCTCGACGCCCGGGGCGTCGCCGTTTCCGTAGGTTCCTCGTGCGCCGCCCACGCGGCCAAGCCCTCGCACGTGCTGCTGGGCCTGGGGCGGACGGCAGCCGAAGCCCGGTGCTCGCTGCTGATCACCGCCGGTCCGGACACCGCGGAATCCGAGGTCGGCGAGGCACTGGACGCGCTCGCCGAGGTCGTGGGAGAACTGCGTGCCATCGCCGGCGTGACGGCGTAG
- a CDS encoding sulfurtransferase TusA family protein: MTLDTFGLLCPVPIMKTASAIREIAVGEVLEVLADDPQILEDMPAWCASNGHALLDTIEDGEEYRLFVKKVK, encoded by the coding sequence ATGACCCTCGACACCTTCGGTCTGCTCTGTCCCGTGCCGATCATGAAGACCGCGTCGGCCATCCGGGAGATCGCCGTAGGAGAAGTGCTGGAAGTGCTGGCCGACGATCCCCAGATCCTGGAGGACATGCCGGCCTGGTGCGCGAGTAACGGGCACGCGCTGCTCGACACCATCGAGGATGGTGAAGAATACAGGCTGTTCGTGAAGAAGGTAAAGTGA
- a CDS encoding Mrp/NBP35 family ATP-binding protein produces the protein MRDVVDRLKQIMYPGFDRDIVSFGLVKNVQASNGHVAFSLAFSTQDESTRRQITMTAKEAVERMPGVQDVQITGPPPGQSATAQGPAGGPAGQQGQPGKIELPGVKTIVAVASGKGGVGKSTVSVNLSVALADDGASVGLLDADIYGPSIPTMMGVKDQPGVVGQKILPMIAHDIKMMSFGFLIPEDQSVTWRGPMVHQAVQQLLRDVLWGELDCLVIDMPPGTGDAHLTLTQSVPLTGGLVVTTPQDVALIDARRGVAMFQQVNVPILGIVENMSYFNCPHCGERTDIFTTGGGKRASEALGVPFVGALPIDPAVCLAGDQGTPIVRQEPDSQQTEAFRRVAETLRASIGV, from the coding sequence ATGCGGGACGTGGTGGACCGGTTGAAGCAGATCATGTACCCGGGATTCGACCGCGACATCGTCTCCTTCGGCCTCGTGAAGAACGTGCAGGCCTCCAATGGTCATGTGGCCTTCAGTCTGGCATTTTCGACCCAGGACGAATCCACCCGGCGCCAGATCACTATGACGGCCAAAGAAGCCGTGGAGCGGATGCCCGGGGTGCAGGACGTTCAGATCACAGGACCTCCGCCGGGACAGTCGGCCACGGCCCAGGGACCAGCGGGCGGACCGGCGGGGCAGCAAGGACAGCCCGGAAAGATCGAACTGCCGGGGGTCAAGACCATCGTGGCGGTGGCCAGCGGCAAGGGCGGCGTGGGCAAGTCCACGGTCTCGGTGAACCTGTCGGTAGCCCTGGCCGACGACGGCGCGAGCGTGGGCCTGCTCGACGCCGATATTTACGGCCCCAGCATCCCGACTATGATGGGCGTCAAGGACCAGCCGGGCGTGGTGGGACAGAAGATCCTGCCCATGATCGCCCACGACATCAAGATGATGTCCTTCGGATTCCTGATCCCGGAAGACCAGTCGGTCACCTGGCGAGGCCCCATGGTCCACCAGGCCGTGCAGCAGCTCCTGCGCGACGTCCTGTGGGGAGAGCTGGACTGCCTCGTCATCGACATGCCCCCGGGCACGGGGGACGCGCACCTGACGCTGACCCAGTCCGTGCCGCTGACCGGCGGCCTGGTGGTGACAACGCCCCAGGACGTGGCCCTGATCGACGCGCGGCGCGGCGTGGCCATGTTTCAGCAGGTGAACGTGCCCATACTCGGCATCGTCGAAAACATGAGCTATTTCAACTGTCCCCACTGCGGCGAGCGCACGGATATCTTCACGACAGGCGGAGGAAAGCGGGCCAGCGAGGCGCTGGGCGTGCCCTTCGTCGGTGCATTGCCCATCGATCCGGCGGTCTGCCTGGCGGGTGACCAGGGTACCCCCATCGTCCGGCAGGAACCGGACTCGCAGCAGACGGAGGCCTTCCGCCGGGTGGCGGAAACGCTCCGGGCGTCGATCGGGGTATGA